In Gemmatimonadota bacterium, the sequence GCTGGAGGCGGTGCTGAACGATGCGCGGTCGGCGGGCGCACGCGACTTCTATTCGCTGGGAGATGTTGTCGGCTACGGGGCTCACCCCGCTCGATGCGTGGAACTTGTGGAAGAGACGGCCTCCGTCAAGGTGTTCGGGAATCATGACGCGGCCGTTCTCAATCCCGCCGTTGCGCGGCAGTTCCGCGCTCACGCCCGGACAGCCGTCGACTGGACGCGCGACGCTCTCTCC encodes:
- a CDS encoding metallophosphoesterase family protein — translated: MIAVFSDVHGNAHALEAVLNDARSAGARDFYSLGDVVGYGAHPARCVELVEETASVKVFGNHDAAVLNPAVARQFRAHARTAVDWTRDALS